In Chryseobacterium camelliae, one DNA window encodes the following:
- a CDS encoding endo-1,4-beta-xylanase has translation MKKAIAVIGILALTVSCKTAQTTSSGDSLKNAFNNKFYIGTAMSLPQIDGTDVKSDDIIRKQFSSIVAENCMKSMFIQPEEGKFFFDDADKFVAFGEKNKMFIIGHTLIWHSQLPRWFFVGKDGKDVSPEVLKQRMKSHISTLVGRYKGRVKGWDVVNEAIMEDGTYRKSKFYEILGEEFIPLAFQYAQEADPNAELYYNDYNEWFPEKVKTVTRIVKDLRSRGIRIDGVGMQTHVGLDNPKLEEYEKALTDYAAAGVKVNVTEMEISALPSPWGTSANVSDKVEYEAKMNPYTKGLPENVQKEWETRYLDFFRLFLKHKNEIRRVTLWGVTDNQSWKNDFPVKGRTDYPLLFDRNYQAKPVVEKIIELTK, from the coding sequence ATGAAGAAAGCCATTGCAGTAATAGGAATTTTAGCCCTCACCGTGTCGTGTAAAACGGCACAGACCACATCTTCCGGCGACTCCCTGAAAAATGCATTCAACAATAAATTCTATATCGGAACCGCAATGAGCCTTCCGCAGATTGATGGGACCGATGTAAAATCGGATGACATCATCAGAAAGCAGTTCAGTTCCATCGTTGCGGAGAACTGTATGAAATCCATGTTCATCCAGCCTGAGGAAGGGAAGTTTTTCTTTGATGATGCCGATAAGTTTGTAGCTTTCGGAGAGAAAAACAAGATGTTCATCATCGGTCACACGCTGATCTGGCATTCCCAGTTGCCGAGATGGTTTTTTGTAGGCAAGGACGGGAAAGACGTTTCACCGGAAGTCCTGAAACAGCGGATGAAGAGCCATATTTCCACGTTGGTTGGAAGATACAAAGGCCGGGTAAAAGGCTGGGATGTCGTAAACGAAGCCATTATGGAAGACGGAACTTATAGAAAATCCAAGTTTTACGAGATTCTGGGCGAAGAATTTATTCCGCTTGCTTTCCAATACGCACAGGAAGCGGATCCGAATGCCGAACTGTATTACAACGATTACAACGAATGGTTTCCGGAAAAAGTGAAAACCGTTACCAGAATCGTTAAGGATTTAAGATCAAGAGGAATCCGGATCGATGGAGTAGGAATGCAGACCCACGTAGGACTGGACAATCCGAAACTGGAAGAATACGAGAAAGCCTTAACGGATTATGCCGCGGCCGGCGTAAAAGTAAATGTTACCGAAATGGAAATCAGTGCGCTTCCTTCGCCGTGGGGAACTTCGGCCAACGTTTCCGACAAAGTGGAATACGAAGCGAAAATGAATCCTTATACCAAAGGGCTTCCTGAAAATGTTCAGAAAGAATGGGAAACCCGTTATCTGGATTTCTTCAGACTGTTCCTGAAGCATAAAAATGAAATCCGGAGGGTTACTTTATGGGGCGTTACCGACAATCAGTCTTGGAAAAACGATTTCCCGGTAAAAGGCAGAACCGATTATCCGCTTCTTTTCGACCGTAATTACCAGGCAAAACCGGTAGTAGAGAAAATTATTGAATTAACAAAGTAA